A DNA window from Brassica napus cultivar Da-Ae chromosome A4, Da-Ae, whole genome shotgun sequence contains the following coding sequences:
- the LOC106352041 gene encoding EPIDERMAL PATTERNING FACTOR-like protein 6 produces MGLERPSSLPSSENSRAKFSVFYIFLLCVVLCALTTFITPSSLSSPYIRNSKSGKLGQFYAQEEGKRTLVMIKKMKIGDRSNAAGERRILRGLGSSPPRCLSKCGRCTPCKPVHVPVPPGTPVTAEYYPEAWRCKCGNKLYMP; encoded by the exons ATGGGATTAGAGAGACCGTCATCATTACCATCATCAGAAAATTCGAGAGCCAAGTTCAGTGTCTTTTATATATTCCTACTCTGCGTTGTCCTCTGTGCGCTTACTACATTCATTACTCCCTCTTCACTTTCCTCTCCAT ATATTAGGAACTCAAAATCTGGAAAACTAGGGCAATTCTATGCTCAG GAGGAGGGCAAGAGGACACTGGTGAtgataaagaagatgaagattgGTGACCGGAGCAACGCAGCGGGGGAGCGAAGGATTTTGAGGGGACTGGGGTCATCTCCGCCACGGTGCTTGTCCAAGTGTGGAAGATGCACGCCGTGCAAGCCTGTGCACGTCCCGGTACCTCCGGGCACCCCTGTCACCGCCGAATACTACCCTGAAGCTTGGAGGTGCAAGTGCGGCAACAAGTTGTACATGCcatga